The Stomoxys calcitrans chromosome 3, idStoCalc2.1, whole genome shotgun sequence genome includes a region encoding these proteins:
- the LOC106089372 gene encoding myotubularin-related protein 2, translating to MDKKDQNEATNNMPDKIMSKNASTNSLDTDSKSSSIGSKHGNEAGSSKDTPFTYLEGEEDQDQKNDVTYVCPYRGPAYGALTITNYRLYFRSLPLRDHEPPVVVDVPLGVIARVEKIGGASSRGENSYGIEIFCKDMRNLRFAHKQQNHSRRTVFEKLQSYAFPLSYSGRLFAFAHAAALGSAPAAAENGWAVYEPLAELRRLGVPNDMWRVTKINENYSVCDSYPAVWAVPKQATDDFLRRVAQFRSRCRLPVLSWMHPKSQASITRCSQPLVGVGGKRSVDDENYLNCIMEANAQSDKLAIMDARPSANAIANKAKGGGFESEEAYKNVEVHFLDIHNIHVMRESLRKVKEVCYPTIEDSKWLSSIDNSLWLKHIKCILYGANRIVDKVETMSTSVVVHCSDGWDRTAQLTALAMLMLDPYYRTLRGFEVLIEKEWLSFGHKFQQRIGHGDNRHSDADRSPVFLQFIDCVWQVSQQYPNAFEFNEHFLITIIDHLYSCRFGTFLCNTEADRVQEDLKHKTISLWTFINSSLDQYLNPLYPSFTQGGQYVLRPIASMRMVKIWKGLYCRWNPSMRPQNKIYNRTREALAMQEQLVKLITERRLKANMRQTTQATSRLASPMH from the exons ATGGATAAGAAAGATCAGAACGAGGCAACTAACAACATGCCCGATAAAATTATGTCGAAGAACGCCAGCACAAACTCACTGGATACCGATTCTAAGTCCAGCTCAATTGGTTCCAAGCACGGCAACGAAGCGGGTTCATCGAAAGACACACCCTTTACCTATTTAGAGGGCGAAGAAGATCAAGACCAGAAAAATGATGTTACCTATGTGTGCCCATATCGGGGACCAGCTTATGGGGCGTTGACCATAACTAATTATCGTTTGTATTTTCGTTCCTTACCCTTAAGGGACCATGAGCCGCCAGTGGTGGTGGATGTGCCTTTGGGTGTGATTGCTCGCGTTGAAAAGATAGGAGGCGCTTCATCGCGAGGCGAAAATTCCTATGGCATTGAAATATTCTGCAAGGATATGCGTAATTTACGTTTCGCCCATAAGCAGCAAAATCATTCCAGACGCACAGTATTCGAGAAGTTGCAATCGTATGCATTTCCTTTGTCCTATAGTGGTCGGCTGTTTGCCTTTGCCCATGCTGCTGCTTTGGGTAGTGCACCGGCGGCGGCAGAAAATGGCTGGGCCGTTTACGAGCCTTTGGCCGAACTAAGACGTTTGGGCGTGCCAAACGATATGTGGCGAGTGACTAAGATCAATGAAAACTATAGTGTATGTGATAGTTATCCTGCAGTGTGGGCTGTACCCAAACAAGCCACGGATGATTTTCTACGCCGAGTAGCACAATTCCGGTCTCGCTGTAGATTGCCGGTACTGTCATGGATGCATCCCAAATCGCAGGCTTCCATAACGCGTTGTTCTCAGCCATTGGTAGGTGTAGGTGGAAAACGAAGCGTTGACGATGAAAACTATCTTAATTGTATAATGGAAGCCAATGCTCAATCTGACAAGCTGGCAATAATGGATGCACGTCCAAGTGCCAATGCAATTGCTAACAAGGCCAAAGGTGGAGGTTTTGAGTCCGAAGAGGCCTATAAAAATGTAGAAGTCCATTTTCTTGATATTCACAATATTCATGTCATGAGGGAAAGCCTGCGTAAGGTGAAAGAGGTTTGTTATCCCACTATCGAAGACTCAAAGTGGCTGTCCTCCATTGACAACAGCTTGTGGCTAAAGCATATTAAATGTATACTCTATGGGGCTAATCGCATAGTGGACAAGGTCGAAACTATGAGTACCTCTGTTGTAGTACATTGTTCCGATGGTTGGGACCGTACTGCCCAGTTAACTGCCTTAGCAATGCTTATGCTGGATCCGTATTATCGCACTCTACGAGGCTTTGAAGTTCTCATCGAAAAAGAATGGTTGTCATTTGGCCACAAATTTCAACAACGCATTGGCCATGGTGACAATCGCCACTCTGACGCTGATCGTTCACCTGTCTTCTTGCAGTTTATTGATTGTGTCTGGCAGGTTTCCCAACAATATCCAAATGCCTTTGAATTCAATGAGCATTTCCTAATCACCATTATTGATCACTTGTATTCGTGTCGTTTTGGAACATTCCTTTGCAACACCGAAGCTGACAGAGTTCAGGAAG ATCTTAAACACAAGACAATATCTCTATGGACTTTCATCAATTCTTCATTGGATCAATATTTAAATCCATTATATCCCTCATTCACACAAGGTGGGCAATATGTGCTAAGACCGATTGCTAGCATGCGCATGGTGAAAATATGGAAGGGCCTCTATTGCCGCTGGAATCCTAGCATGAGGCCACAGAATAAAATCTATAATCGAACTCGAGAGGCTCTGGCTATGCAAGAACAATTGGTCAAACTGATAACAGAGAGACGCTTAAAAGCCAATATGCGTCAAACAACGCAGGCGACTTCGCGATTAGCTTCCCCTATGCATTAA